One region of Corynebacterium capitovis DSM 44611 genomic DNA includes:
- the nrdF gene encoding class 1b ribonucleoside-diphosphate reductase subunit beta has protein sequence MTEHEYNSYLAGHDRPVKAINWNSIPDDKDQEVWDRLTGNFWLPEKVPVSNDIQSWRTLNDDEKTATMRVFTGLTLLDTIQGTVGAVSLLPDAVTPHEEAVYTNIAFMESVHAKSYSNIFMTLADTPSINDAFRWSEENDNLQRKAKIVLSYYEGDNPHKKKVASTLLESFLFYSGFYLPMYWSSHSKLTNTADIIRLIIRDEAVHGYYIGYKYQRGQVQLSQAERDELKEYTFDLLYDLYENENQYTEDIYDVLGWTEDVKRFLRYNANKALNNLGYEGLFPADETRVSPAILASLSPNADENHDFFSGSGSSYVIGKAEDTHDDDWDF, from the coding sequence GTGACTGAGCACGAGTACAACAGCTACCTTGCGGGCCATGACAGGCCCGTGAAGGCGATTAACTGGAACAGCATCCCGGACGACAAGGACCAAGAGGTCTGGGACCGCCTGACCGGCAATTTTTGGTTGCCGGAGAAGGTGCCGGTATCCAACGACATCCAGAGCTGGCGCACACTTAACGACGACGAGAAGACCGCGACCATGCGCGTGTTCACCGGCCTGACGCTGCTGGATACCATCCAAGGAACGGTGGGGGCAGTCTCGCTGCTGCCGGACGCCGTGACTCCCCACGAAGAGGCCGTCTACACCAACATTGCGTTCATGGAGTCGGTTCACGCGAAGAGCTACTCAAACATCTTCATGACGCTAGCGGACACGCCGTCGATTAACGACGCCTTCCGCTGGTCGGAGGAAAACGACAACCTCCAGCGCAAGGCGAAGATCGTTCTGAGCTACTACGAGGGTGACAACCCCCATAAGAAGAAGGTCGCGTCCACTCTGTTGGAATCCTTCCTCTTCTATTCGGGGTTCTACCTGCCGATGTACTGGTCTAGCCACTCGAAGCTGACCAACACCGCGGACATCATCCGCCTCATCATTCGCGACGAGGCCGTCCACGGTTATTACATCGGGTACAAGTACCAGCGCGGCCAGGTGCAGCTGAGCCAGGCCGAGCGGGACGAGCTCAAGGAATACACCTTCGACCTACTCTACGACCTGTATGAGAACGAAAACCAGTACACCGAGGACATTTACGACGTCCTCGGGTGGACCGAGGACGTCAAGCGCTTCCTGCGCTACAACGCGAACAAAGCCCTGAACAATCTAGGCTATGAGGGGTTGTTCCCCGCGGATGAGACCCGTGTTTCGCCCGCCATCCTCGCGTCGCTGTCACCGAACGCGGATGAGAACCACGATTTCTTCTCCGGTTCGGGTTCGTCGTACGTCATCGGCAAGGCCGAGGACACCCACGATGACGATTGGGACTTTTAG
- the nrdE gene encoding class 1b ribonucleoside-diphosphate reductase subunit alpha yields the protein MTTTTPTQLGKNVPEPVRPSDQLDYHALNALLNLYDADGRIQFDKDREAANQFFLQHVNQNTVYFHDLEEKMKYLVDNHYYEPAVIEAYDWQFVKDTFKRAYAFRFRFQSFLGAYKYYTSYTLKTFDGRRYLERFEDRVAMTALFLGDGNEQVASALVDEIMTGRFQPATPTFLNAGKAQRGELVSCFLLRIEDNMESIGRAINSSLQLSKRGGGVALLLSNIRESGAPIKHIENQSSGVIPVMKLLEDSFSYANQLGARQGAGAVYLHAHHPDILRFLDTKRENADEKIRIKTLSLGVVIPDITFELAKRNDDMYLFSPYDVERVYGVAFADISVSEKYEEMVEDPRIRKTKINARQFFQTIAEIQFESGYPYIMFEDTVNRANPVKTGRINMSNLCSEILQVNSASELNEDLTYSKVGHDISCNLGSLNIAMAMDSDNFSRTVETAIRGLTAVADKTSIDSVPPVREGNNASHAIGLGQMNLHGFLGRERIEYGSEEGLDFTNAYFAAVMYEAIKASHRIAVERGRAFADFEQSEYATGAFFDRYDPAGFRPTTAKVKALFEASSAAVPTAEQWAELKEAVARDGIYNRYLQAVPPTGSISYINNSTSSIHPIASKIEIRKEGKIGRVYYPAPHMDNDNLDYFKDAYEVGYEKIIDTYAVATKYVDQGLSLTLFFKDTVTTRDLNRAQIYAWRKGIKSLYYIRLRQMALEGTEIEGCVSCML from the coding sequence GTGACCACCACGACCCCGACCCAGCTTGGCAAGAACGTTCCGGAGCCCGTTCGCCCCTCCGATCAGCTCGACTACCACGCCCTTAACGCGCTGCTCAATCTGTACGACGCGGACGGGCGCATCCAATTCGATAAAGACCGGGAAGCGGCGAACCAGTTCTTCCTGCAGCATGTCAACCAGAACACCGTCTACTTCCACGACCTCGAAGAGAAGATGAAGTACCTGGTTGACAACCACTACTACGAGCCCGCGGTGATCGAGGCCTACGACTGGCAGTTTGTCAAAGACACCTTCAAGCGCGCTTACGCCTTCCGCTTCCGCTTCCAGTCCTTCCTCGGCGCGTACAAGTACTACACCTCCTACACGCTCAAGACTTTCGACGGCCGCCGCTACCTTGAGCGTTTCGAGGACCGGGTCGCCATGACCGCCCTGTTTCTTGGCGACGGCAACGAGCAGGTCGCATCCGCCTTGGTCGACGAGATCATGACCGGGCGCTTCCAGCCCGCAACCCCAACGTTCCTCAACGCGGGCAAGGCGCAGCGCGGTGAGCTGGTGTCCTGCTTCCTGCTGCGCATCGAAGACAACATGGAGTCGATCGGCCGTGCGATCAACTCCTCCCTGCAGCTGTCCAAGCGCGGCGGTGGCGTGGCGCTGCTGCTGTCGAACATCCGCGAGTCCGGTGCGCCGATCAAGCACATCGAGAACCAGTCGTCCGGTGTCATCCCCGTGATGAAGCTCCTCGAGGACTCCTTCTCCTACGCCAACCAGCTCGGCGCCCGCCAGGGGGCCGGCGCCGTGTACCTTCACGCCCACCACCCCGACATCCTGCGGTTCTTAGACACCAAGCGGGAAAACGCGGACGAGAAGATCCGCATCAAGACGCTGTCGCTGGGCGTGGTCATCCCCGATATCACCTTCGAGCTGGCGAAGCGCAACGACGACATGTACCTCTTCTCGCCCTACGACGTCGAGCGCGTGTACGGCGTCGCCTTCGCGGATATCTCCGTGAGCGAGAAGTACGAGGAAATGGTGGAGGACCCGCGTATCCGCAAGACCAAGATCAACGCGCGCCAGTTCTTCCAGACGATCGCCGAGATCCAGTTTGAGTCCGGGTACCCCTACATCATGTTTGAGGACACGGTGAACCGGGCGAACCCCGTGAAGACGGGCCGGATCAACATGTCCAACCTCTGCTCCGAGATCCTGCAGGTCAACTCGGCCTCCGAACTCAACGAGGACCTGACCTACTCAAAGGTCGGCCACGATATCTCCTGCAACCTCGGCTCCCTGAACATCGCCATGGCGATGGACTCCGATAACTTCTCCCGCACCGTAGAGACCGCCATTCGCGGGTTGACCGCCGTCGCCGACAAGACGTCCATTGACTCCGTTCCCCCCGTGCGCGAGGGCAATAACGCCTCCCACGCCATCGGGCTGGGCCAGATGAACCTGCACGGGTTCCTCGGCCGCGAGCGCATCGAATACGGCTCCGAGGAGGGCCTCGACTTCACAAACGCCTACTTCGCCGCCGTGATGTACGAGGCGATCAAGGCCTCCCACCGCATCGCTGTGGAGCGCGGGCGCGCCTTCGCGGACTTCGAGCAGTCCGAGTACGCAACGGGAGCGTTCTTCGACCGCTACGACCCTGCCGGCTTCCGGCCCACAACCGCTAAGGTCAAAGCCCTTTTTGAGGCGTCCTCGGCGGCGGTCCCCACCGCCGAGCAGTGGGCGGAGCTGAAAGAAGCGGTTGCGCGCGACGGCATCTACAACCGGTACTTGCAGGCGGTGCCGCCGACTGGGTCGATCTCCTACATCAACAACTCGACATCGTCGATCCACCCCATCGCCTCGAAGATCGAGATCCGCAAAGAGGGCAAGATCGGCCGGGTGTACTACCCCGCGCCGCACATGGATAACGACAACCTCGACTACTTCAAGGATGCCTACGAGGTCGGATACGAGAAGATCATTGACACCTACGCCGTCGCCACGAAGTACGTCGACCAGGGCCTCTCGCTGACCCTCTTCTTCAAGGACACGGTGACCACCCGCGACCTCAACCGCGCGCAGATCTACGCGTGGCGAAAGGGAATTAAGTCGCTGTACTACATCCGTCTGCGGCAGATGGCCCTCGAGGGCACTGAGATCGAGGGGTGCGTCTCATGCATGCTTTAG